The nucleotide sequence CGGCAGCGCTAGGCACCATCGTCGGCCGAGCAGTGCCCCAGGACATGCTGCTAGCAGGGTTTGCCATCGTCATGATCGCGGCGGGTATCCGCATGCTCCGCAAACCCGATCATGTTGGGACGGCATGCACAGTAGTCGACCCTGGCACCGGTGTCGCGAAGGTCAATTGGCGCCGATGCTCGAGCCGATCGATCCCCGCAGGTATCGGTGTGGGCTTCGTGACCGGCATGTTCGGTGTGGGCGGCGGATTCCTCGTCATCCCCGCATTGGTTCTTCTGCTGGGGATTACCATGCCCGTTGCGGTGGGGACGTCGCTGGTTGTCATCGCGGCGAACTCCGTAGCCGGTCTGCTCGGGTATATCGGCAGCGTCTCACTGGACCTGAAGATCACCGCGCTCTTCACGGCAGCCGCCATCGTTGGCTCACTTGTGGCCGGCCGCTTCAGCACCAAAATCAGCGGCCAGAGTCTTCAGCGCTGGTTCGCCTACCTCGTCTTCCTCGTCGCCTTCGGTATCAGCGCGGAACTGATTGTCCGCACCATCCTCGAAGCCACATAATCAGGATTCCTCTATGAGTCCGTGCTGCCCAGCCTCGTCGAAGTCATCATCGATCAGAACGATCTCGCGCCCATCGCGATCAAGAATCGACGCAGTGATCGATGCGCGATATCCCGATTCACAATGCACCCAGATCTCCCCATCGGGCACTTCATCGCGCCGCGACAGCACCTCGTGAATCGGGATGTTGAGCGCACCAGGGATAGCCGAAGCATTGTGCTCATCCTTGCGTCGCGCATCGAGCACGACAAGCTCACGAGCATCCTTCTCGCGAGCGAGGTCAGCGAAGCTCGCGACACGATAGGACCGCACATCGCTAGCCGCGAGCGCGAGGTCCGCGAGATGCTCGTGACTGCTCACAGCAGCGCCGGTCACGTTGTCGATCCCGATACGCGCAAGGTCGCGGCGCGCGTCGAGCACCTGTTCTGTCGTACCGCCGATAAGCGTGATCGGCGCCCCCCACTGGTACAGCCAGCCCAGATAGGTGACAAACGATGTCGACAGTTCGAATCCCATCGTGCCCGCGAGATGCCCCGCCGCGAACGCACGACGCTGACGCAGGTCAACAACCCACTCACCGTCATCGATCCGCTGCCGTAACGCAGCTGCGTCGACCGGTTCGGGAGCGCGCAGGTCTATAGGCTCTGGCCCCTGGCTGTTGATGACCCCCATGTGCGCGTAGTAGGCAGGATAGTCACTGAGGCCCGCCATGAGGTCGTCGACGTAGGTTTGCTCGTCATGCGTCAGGGCGGGATTCGCTTGCCGTTCCTCGCCGATAGTGGAGGATTCGTTGCCTGATGATTGCGTCGCCGAACAGAAGCTGCCGAAACCGTGAGTTGGATAGACCTCGACGTTCGGCGGAAGCTCCTCGGCAAGCTTGCGTACCGAGTGGAACTGCTTGTGCGAGAGATCCGTAGTGTGCTCTGGCCCGAGGAGATCCGTACGCCCCGTCGTGCCATACAGCAGGGAGCCACCTGTGAAGACGGCCTTCGGTTCGCCTGCCTCATCGAGCAGGACGTAGCTGAGGTGGTGGTGGGTATGCCCAGGCGTATGCATCGCCTGGAACCGCATTGCTCCCACCTTCAGCACTTCCCCGTCGGAGATTGCCCGGTGCCGGAAATCGACGTCGTCCATCTCCGAGAGAACATACTGAGCACCGGTGACCCGGGACAGTTCGAGACCACCGGTGACGTAGTCGTTGTGGATATGCGTTTCGAAAACGTGCGTGATCGTGACACCGCGCTCGCCTGCCGCGCCCAGCGCGCGATCTACGTCACGCTGAGGATCGATCACAGCCGCAACCGCGCCGTCATCGACCAGGTAGGAACGATCTCCCAGACTCGAGGTTTCGATGGTTGAGATGTGCATCTTCGGCCTCCTGCTGTGGACTTCAGCTCCCTCGATACTATACACCCGGGGGTATTAAAAGCTCACACGGGAACTCGCTGATTACCCCCACGTCGTACCCACCTTCGGGTTCGTTTACACGCCGCAGAGCGCCGCTGCTATCCCCGTCTATCCTGTCGATTGTGAGTCCAACACCTCCGCAGGCGCCATGAGCGCAAGCCCCGATCAGGAGCGGTGGAATCGGCGGCATTCTCTGCAGGCACCCTCCTTTAGAGTTTCACCCCTCGTCAGCCAGTTGCGCGCCATCAACCCACCTGACGGACCGGTGCTCGAAATCGCCTGTGGCACTTCCGGCTCCGCACTCGAGTTCGCTCGCGAGGGGCGCCGAGTTGTCGCTGTCGATGTTTCTGACGTTGCACTCAATCACCTTGCGGCTGAAGCTGCGCGGCTCGGAGTCACTGACTTTATAGAATTCGTGGAAGCGGACGCCGCCGCCCACTCCTTCACGCCTCGGCACTTCGCGATAGTCCTCGCGACGTTCTTCTGGGACGCCGCCGCATTTGAGCACGCGTGCAACGCTGTCGCCCCGGACGGCGCGCTCGGCTGGCAAGCGCTAGCTTCTCCCGTGGCGGGATCACGGTGGAGAGTTCCGCATGGCCACCTCAGCGCCGCCCTGCCGGGCGATTTTGGCGCGGTGAGCGAGTTCGAAGGCGGCGCCGGACCCCATGCCTGGACGTGCCTCCTCGCCCGGAGGTTCGGATGACGAGGTGTGACAACCGACACACCTCATTGACCTCAAGTTAGCTTGAAGTTTTACGTTTGATCTCGTCGGAAGGAACAGACGACAGCTTCTTTCATCGACACGTCGATGTGCGGCCGCATCAATCGACCCACGTGCTACCGAGCCTCACACACAAGGAGCAGTCATGAGTCAAAGCACGCTGGTACGAGAACCCGCAACCACACCTCATCCCCTTCGGACTACCGGACGCTGGGCCCTCAGCATTCTCTTCGGCGCCCTTTTCGCGTACTCGGGGGCGGTGAAGTTGGCCGGTGATCCAGAACAAGTCGAAGGGTTCGAAGAACTCGGATGGGGCCAATGGTTCCGCTACTTCATTGGTGCCGCCGAGGTCGCGGGTGGAATCGGCCTCCTAATTCCGGCACTTGCCGCACTCGCGGCGGCGGGCCTGGCAGTCATCATGGCAGGTGCCACTTTCGTCCATCTCCTCGACGAACACCCGGCTTACTTCGCGCTGATACCGGCGGTGCTGGGTGTGGTCCTCGTACTGATGGTTCGCGCGAATTGGCACCGCACCCCAAGTGCTATTCGCGGGGCATTCAGACGCTGACCTGCCGCATACAGAGTTGGGGAGTTTCGCCTCTGCTACCAGGCGCGGAACTCCCCGATCCACGCCCAACGCTTGTCTCAGTTCCCGCAACGTCTGTGCAGCAACTTCAAGTTCACTCGAAGTCAGCGGTTATTCTGGATCGTATGGGCAGACACGAGCATTCGCTGACGATTGGAGAGCTCTCGGAGCGGTCCGGTGTCGCGGCGTCAGCATTGCGCTACTACGAATCGCTCGGGCTCATCCGTTCCGAGCGGACTTCTGGCAACCAGCGGAGATACGCACGCTCCACTCTTCGCCGGGTGGCGTTTGTCCGGACTGCGCAGCAGGTCGGCCTCGATCTCACAGAGATAGGCGACGCCCTCGCGGAACTCCCATGCGAACGTACGCCGACACGCGCAGACTGGGCCCGTCTCTCGCGGCACTGGCGGCAACGCCTCGACACGCAAATCCGTCAGATCGAGCGTCTCCGAGACCGCCTCGATGGCTGTATCGGCTGCGGCTGCCTCAGCTTGCAGCGGTGCCGTTTGTTCAACCCCGGCGACGAACTCGCCACCGAAGGCCCCGGAGCGGTGCGCCTGATTAGGGACTGAGGGCGCCAGGTCCGAGCGCACACAGATCCGCCACAGATACTTCGGATTTCCTCACGATGTTTCCTAAGGAAATCTCGGGTATCTGTGGCGGATTCTGCGAGTAGACGTCAGGCGCGGCCCGAGCTGTAGAACACGAGCAGATCGTGGCGTGTGATCACGCCGATTGGCTTCCCGTCTTCGACCACCATCAACGCATCCGTGTCCGCGAGCGCCTTCTGGGCGTCCTCAACGGTTTCACCTGTACCGATCAGCGGCAGCGCGTCGCTCATCACCTTGCTGACTGGATCCGCGAGGTGTGCCCGGCCCTCGAAAACCGCGCCGAGAAGGTCCCGTTCGTTGATACTGCCACGCACTTCCCCGGCCATGATCGGCGGTTCGGCACCCACAACAGGCATCTGGGAAACGTCGTACTCACGCATGATCTCGATCGCGTCGCGCAAAGTCTCCTGTGGATGCGTGTGTACGAGGTCAGGCAGCTTGCCCGACTTGCCACGCAGCACGTCACCGACAGTCGAAGCCGCGGTCGAGCCGTCGAGCCTGGTCCGCAGGAACCCATACGAGGACATCCACGCGTCGTTGAAGATCTTCGACATGTAGCCGCGGCCACCATCGGGCAACAGAACCACGACAACGGCGTCTGGGCCATCGCGGCGTGCCACCTCCAACGCACCGACGACGGCCATACCGCAAGAGCCACCCACCAGCAGTCCATCTTCGCGTGCGAGTCGACGCGTCATCTCAAAGGAGTCGGCATCCGATACCGCAATGATCTCGTCGGGAATCGCAGGATCATAGGCACTCGGCCAAAAGTCTTCCCCGACGCCTTCTACAAGGTACGGCCGACCGCTGCCACCCGAATACACAGAGCCTTCCGGGTCCACGCCGATGATCTTCACGGCGCCGTTGGACACCTCTTTGAGGTAGCGACCCGTACCCGTGATCGTTCCGCCCGTACCGACGCCGGCAACGAAATGCGTGACCTTGCCTTCGGTATCCCGCCAGATTTCAGGACCCGTCGTTTCGTAGTGGCTATCCGGGCCGTTCAGGTTCGAGTACTGGTCCGGCTTCCAACCGCCCGGAATCTCATCAGTCAGCCGGTCGGAAACGCTGTAGTAGCTATCCGGGTGGTCCGGCGGGACCGCGGTGGGACAGACCACAACCTCGGCACCATAGGCACGCAGAACATTGCGCTTGTCCTCGCTGACCTTGTCGGGGCAGACAAAGACACATTTGTAGCCGCGCTGCTGCGCGACCAGGGCGAGCCCCACTCCCGTGTTGCCCGACGTGGGCTCCACGATGGTGCCGCCCGGCTTCAACTTGCCCTCTTTTTCCGCCGCTTCCACCATCTTCAGGGCGATGCGGTCCTTAGAGCTGCCGCCAGGATTGAGGTATTCAATCTTCGCAGCGACGATGCCGGGGATACCATCGGCCACTGAGTTCAGCTTCACCAGCGGCGTGTTGCCGATGAGGTCGACCACGTGTTCTGCAATGCGCATACCTCCATCGTTCCAGATGTTGCGCAACATGTACGCATCGCGGTCCAACACCACCCACTCTGGAGGCGCGAGAACCAGGACAGCGGTATAAATTTGGGTGGGCTAGGCGCCTTGTTGGTGACGCTGTGAGGGAGGTGAGGGTGTGGCTGGACCTCACCCGCTACTGCCGTCGCGGACCAGGCTTTCCGATTCTCGAGGGCATGTGGCTGCCCGCGCGGCTGCGGCTGCGGTCATCGGTGCCACCTCGGCTGGCGCCGCAAGCTGGGCCACCTACAATTTCCTCGCTGCACAGGCCCGCACAGCTCGCGGGCGTATCGGCAAACTGCCGCCTTTCCCGCCGGAAGCTGACGGTGTGTACCACCCGGATGGCGGACGGCCAGAGCGCTGGAGCCAGACCCGCAACGCGGATATTCACCTGATGATCTTCGGCGACTCCACCGCAGCCGGGCTTGGAGCGACCTTCGCGGACGAGACCCCTGGCGTTCGCCTGGCCCGCGGTCTCGCGGAGGAATCCGGCAAGCGCGTGCGGCTGAGCACCAAAGCGATCAGCGGTGCTACTTCCAAAGGTTTGAAGGGGCAGGTCGACGCGGCGCTCATTGCGGGCAGCCCGCCAGATGCCGCAGTGATCCTTGTCGGAGCCAATGATGTGACCGCGCGCCAATCCGTGCGAAGGGCTGCCGGCCGCCTCCGGGAGGCGGTGCGGCGCCTGAAGGAGCACGGCGTGATCGTGGTCGTAGGCACCTGCCCCGATTTCGGCATCGTCAGTGAGATCCCGCAGCCGCTGCGCTTTGTGATCCGCCGCTGGGGCTTGCGGCTCGCTCGCGCACAGTCTGACGTGACGGAACTGGAAGGCGGGCACGCGGTGCCGCTTGCGGACCTGCTGACGCCCGAGTTCCTCGAAGCCCCTGACCGCCTGTTTTCGTCCGACCGCTTCCATCCGTCGCCCGCTGGTTATGAGCTAGCCGCGGAGAACATTCTGCCCGTGCTTTGCACCGCGCTCGGTGTGTGGAAGGGCGGCCCTCTCGAGGATTTGCCGGAGGTGTCGGTTGCGGCTGAAGCCCGCCGCCCGACAGTTCGGCTTTGGAATGCGATGAACCGCTTGTGGTTCCGGCATCGCAACCCGCCGCAACTGGCCACCCCGGCGCAGCCCGCCCCGAGTCCGTTTGGCGACGATCCCGCCGCGAGACTGACGCGTGTCGCCCAGGAGCACCGCAGACACAAGAAGTCGCCATTCCCTGACTAACGGGTGCTGCACACCCCCAGAAGTTGGCAGAATTGGGTGATGGACACGGATGACGATGTTGATGAGATGGGCATCCGAACTCGAGGTTCCGGAGTGGCCGCAATTCATGCGCGGGTGCATCGCCTACCGTGCTTCACTCGACCGCGAACTCCCTGACACACCACGGACCGCACGGGAATTCGGCGGATGAGAGTGGCCGAAAATTTCGCGGCGCAGCAATTAATCCAGACTAGTCTGGTATGAGGCACTATCCAGATTCCGCCAGTTGGTAAACAGAGGAGTTCTCATGCCTGAGGCCGTCATCGTCGCTGCCGCCCGATCCCCTATTGGGCGCGCAATGAAGGGCTCGCTCAAAGAGATCCGGCCCGACGATCTCGCTACCCAGATGGTCGGCGCCGCGCTCGCCAAGGTTCCCGAACTCGATCCCACAGAGATCGACGACCTCATCCTCGGCTGCGGACTTCCTGGCGGGCAGCAGGGCTTCAACATGGCCCGCAAGGTCGCCGTCATGCTGGGCCACGACTTCTTGCCAGGAACGACAATTACTCGCTACTGCGCATCATCGGTGCAAACCACCAGGATGGCGCTGCACGCTATCAAGGCGGGCGAGGGTGACGTCTTCATTTCCGCTGGAGTGGAGAGCGTATCGAGCTTCATACATGGCAACTCTGACTCCTTGCCCAACACGAAGAACCCGCTGTTCGCTGAGGCCGAGGAGCGAACAGCCGTCACCGCCCAGGGCGGGGTCACCTGGCACGATCCTCGCGAAGATGGGCTGCTGCCCGATGCCTACATCGCCATGGGGCAGACCGCGGAGAACGTCGCACAGCTGACCGGCATTTCCCGGGAAGAGCAAGACCGCTGGGGCGTGCGGTCCCAGAACCGCGCTGAAGCTGCGATCAATTCGGGTTTCTTCGAGCGAGAAATCACCCCAGTCACGCTTCCCGACGGCTCCAAGGTCACCACGGACGACGGCCCACGCCCCGGAACCACGTACGAGGGCATCAGCCAGCTGAAGCCCGTTTTCCGGCCTGATGGGACCGTCACCGCGGGCAACGCGTGCCCGCTCAACGATGGCGCTGCCGCACTCGTCATCATGAGCGACACCAAGGCACGAACGCTCGGACTGACGCCGCTTGCCCGGATTGTCGCCACCGGGGTGTCCGGGCTGTCGCCCGAGATCATGGGACTCGGCCCCATCGAGTCCACCAAGCGTGCGCTTGCCACGGCGGAGATGACGCTCTCCGACATCGACCTCGTCGAAATCAACGAAGCCTTCGCCGTTCAGGTACTCGGTTCGGCCCGGGAACTCGGGATCGACGAAGAAAAGCTCAACGTTTCCGGTGGCGCTATCGCACTCGGCCATCCATTCGGCATGACGGGCGCTCGCATCACCACCACGCTGATCAACAACCTGCAGTCCCATGACAAGCAGTTCGGCCTCGAAACCATGTGCGTTGGGGGTGGGCAAGGCATGGCGATCATCCTCGAGCGCCTGAGCTGACGGCCCCGGCTGGTGCTCCATACGTCGAGGTGAAAACCATTAACAGGCCGTGACTTAAAGGCGTGAAAATGTAACCTGTGACGCCCCGGCGCGGAGTACGATCTTCCTAGATGGCCGGGCGGATGACGCCCCACCATCATCGTGTTCACCGTGAAAGGTAGGACCTGATGGCTGGGGTTAATCTGCGTCCATGTGGTGGCGGTTATTCGCGAGCGGTGCTCGGAATAGTGACGGTCGCACTTCTGGTGCTTGCCGGATGCGGCAGCGAGCCGGAGTCCAACGGCAACGGAAACACCGGCTCAACAACGCAGAGCAGCCTCGACGGGGTCCGGCCCGCGACTGTCCGGATCGTCGCTGAAGGTACCTTCGTCGATCCTGAGGTCGGTTTGCAGCTCAATGCCGCAGGCAGCGGATCCGGCTTCATCATCGACCCCAGCGGCATCGTCGTCACCAACAATCACGTCGTCACTGGCGCCGCACTGCTGCGCGTGTACGTCGATGGTGAGGACCAGCCGCGCAACGCCCGCGTCCTCGGCTACTCCGAGTGCTC is from Hoyosella subflava DQS3-9A1 and encodes:
- a CDS encoding sulfite exporter TauE/SafE family protein: MATAAAITIIGLVIGVLLGLLGGGGAILAVPALVYILGLPVTQAIPMSLIVVAAAATTGAYPRLRKKLINWRLAAIFAAAGMPAAALGTIVGRAVPQDMLLAGFAIVMIAAGIRMLRKPDHVGTACTVVDPGTGVAKVNWRRCSSRSIPAGIGVGFVTGMFGVGGGFLVIPALVLLLGITMPVAVGTSLVVIAANSVAGLLGYIGSVSLDLKITALFTAAAIVGSLVAGRFSTKISGQSLQRWFAYLVFLVAFGISAELIVRTILEAT
- a CDS encoding MBL fold metallo-hydrolase → MHISTIETSSLGDRSYLVDDGAVAAVIDPQRDVDRALGAAGERGVTITHVFETHIHNDYVTGGLELSRVTGAQYVLSEMDDVDFRHRAISDGEVLKVGAMRFQAMHTPGHTHHHLSYVLLDEAGEPKAVFTGGSLLYGTTGRTDLLGPEHTTDLSHKQFHSVRKLAEELPPNVEVYPTHGFGSFCSATQSSGNESSTIGEERQANPALTHDEQTYVDDLMAGLSDYPAYYAHMGVINSQGPEPIDLRAPEPVDAAALRQRIDDGEWVVDLRQRRAFAAGHLAGTMGFELSTSFVTYLGWLYQWGAPITLIGGTTEQVLDARRDLARIGIDNVTGAAVSSHEHLADLALAASDVRSYRVASFADLAREKDARELVVLDARRKDEHNASAIPGALNIPIHEVLSRRDEVPDGEIWVHCESGYRASITASILDRDGREIVLIDDDFDEAGQHGLIEES
- a CDS encoding class I SAM-dependent methyltransferase, producing MSASPDQERWNRRHSLQAPSFRVSPLVSQLRAINPPDGPVLEIACGTSGSALEFAREGRRVVAVDVSDVALNHLAAEAARLGVTDFIEFVEADAAAHSFTPRHFAIVLATFFWDAAAFEHACNAVAPDGALGWQALASPVAGSRWRVPHGHLSAALPGDFGAVSEFEGGAGPHAWTCLLARRFG
- a CDS encoding DoxX family protein codes for the protein MSQSTLVREPATTPHPLRTTGRWALSILFGALFAYSGAVKLAGDPEQVEGFEELGWGQWFRYFIGAAEVAGGIGLLIPALAALAAAGLAVIMAGATFVHLLDEHPAYFALIPAVLGVVLVLMVRANWHRTPSAIRGAFRR
- the soxR gene encoding redox-sensitive transcriptional activator SoxR — encoded protein: MGRHEHSLTIGELSERSGVAASALRYYESLGLIRSERTSGNQRRYARSTLRRVAFVRTAQQVGLDLTEIGDALAELPCERTPTRADWARLSRHWRQRLDTQIRQIERLRDRLDGCIGCGCLSLQRCRLFNPGDELATEGPGAVRLIRD
- a CDS encoding cystathionine beta-synthase, which codes for MRIAEHVVDLIGNTPLVKLNSVADGIPGIVAAKIEYLNPGGSSKDRIALKMVEAAEKEGKLKPGGTIVEPTSGNTGVGLALVAQQRGYKCVFVCPDKVSEDKRNVLRAYGAEVVVCPTAVPPDHPDSYYSVSDRLTDEIPGGWKPDQYSNLNGPDSHYETTGPEIWRDTEGKVTHFVAGVGTGGTITGTGRYLKEVSNGAVKIIGVDPEGSVYSGGSGRPYLVEGVGEDFWPSAYDPAIPDEIIAVSDADSFEMTRRLAREDGLLVGGSCGMAVVGALEVARRDGPDAVVVVLLPDGGRGYMSKIFNDAWMSSYGFLRTRLDGSTAASTVGDVLRGKSGKLPDLVHTHPQETLRDAIEIMREYDVSQMPVVGAEPPIMAGEVRGSINERDLLGAVFEGRAHLADPVSKVMSDALPLIGTGETVEDAQKALADTDALMVVEDGKPIGVITRHDLLVFYSSGRA
- a CDS encoding SGNH/GDSL hydrolase family protein, translating into MPSRTRLSDSRGHVAARAAAAAVIGATSAGAASWATYNFLAAQARTARGRIGKLPPFPPEADGVYHPDGGRPERWSQTRNADIHLMIFGDSTAAGLGATFADETPGVRLARGLAEESGKRVRLSTKAISGATSKGLKGQVDAALIAGSPPDAAVILVGANDVTARQSVRRAAGRLREAVRRLKEHGVIVVVGTCPDFGIVSEIPQPLRFVIRRWGLRLARAQSDVTELEGGHAVPLADLLTPEFLEAPDRLFSSDRFHPSPAGYELAAENILPVLCTALGVWKGGPLEDLPEVSVAAEARRPTVRLWNAMNRLWFRHRNPPQLATPAQPAPSPFGDDPAARLTRVAQEHRRHKKSPFPD
- a CDS encoding acetyl-CoA C-acetyltransferase codes for the protein MPEAVIVAAARSPIGRAMKGSLKEIRPDDLATQMVGAALAKVPELDPTEIDDLILGCGLPGGQQGFNMARKVAVMLGHDFLPGTTITRYCASSVQTTRMALHAIKAGEGDVFISAGVESVSSFIHGNSDSLPNTKNPLFAEAEERTAVTAQGGVTWHDPREDGLLPDAYIAMGQTAENVAQLTGISREEQDRWGVRSQNRAEAAINSGFFEREITPVTLPDGSKVTTDDGPRPGTTYEGISQLKPVFRPDGTVTAGNACPLNDGAAALVIMSDTKARTLGLTPLARIVATGVSGLSPEIMGLGPIESTKRALATAEMTLSDIDLVEINEAFAVQVLGSARELGIDEEKLNVSGGAIALGHPFGMTGARITTTLINNLQSHDKQFGLETMCVGGGQGMAIILERLS